The genomic interval AGTACCTTGGAAGAGCTCCACGAAATGGTTCGGAGCGAGTCCCGACGGGCCTTCTAAGGACGCCTTTTTGTTCGCTCTTGAACCAAGCTGGCAGCTTTACAGTCGCATAGGAGACTCGTACTGGCAGTATCTGCATGTTCCTTCTCGCTCCCGGCAAGGAATACTTTCTGGATTGGCTGTGGGTGGGGTTGCGGAAGATTCCCCACGATTGCACATTACCGCAACGCTGGAAGGATGCCGAGCGTGTACAACGGATACGACGTTTGAGTCGGGACCATTACTCGGTGCTGGTCAGGACTTTACCTTTGATATAGAAGCAATGGAGGTGTGGGCTGTTCAGTTGCAGCACTCAACGGACTTTCCTGCCTGCCAAGCAGAGGGAGAAATGCGTGCCTCGATTCGGGAAGAGACACGCTTGCGTTTTGCGCAAGTGGACAAATCCCAGTTTGTCGAAGATTTTTCGTCTGGTGCGTTCATGAATCATGTGTACCAGCATCGAGCACAAACGCGAGGACGGGCCGACTTTGTGGCTGCGGATACTGGCGAGCTGGGGTACTATGTCGAAGATAAAGCACCAAGTGTGCCGTCAATTTGTGACGACGACTATGAACTCGACTTCCAAAATTCCCATTGAATGaagtaacagtaaactgCGTAACGTTAACGCTCAATGCTACGAAAAGCGATCCCATGTTAATGCATAAAGACTGCGAGAAATCAAGGTTCATGAACTTATCAGAAAGGACCGCTACGTATTTGTTTCTAGACTTTCCTTTGGGCTATGCATCAGAAATTGGCAGGTTTCCTACACTTTTGTCGATATCTCTCCAACTAATCGGAAACTGagaaaagaagagaaaatgAATAAGTCGAGGTCCTCTCTAGGACCAAAGACAACCGGCCTTTTTAGTACTTACCTCGCGATTGAAAAAAGCGCCATGCAAAGGAGCATATTCGTGCATTACATATTTGTTTGCTAGAGTTGCGTAGTAAAATGTTGTCGGGAGAGTCCCTTTTTCGAAACCCGCCAGGTTGTCCT from Phaeodactylum tricornutum CCAP 1055/1 chromosome 11, complete sequence carries:
- a CDS encoding predicted protein; the protein is MTLDGPWKRLYSSALKDGLSFLTLQQALWNYVGPTVLLIQSTGGARFGYFTQVPWKSSTKWFGASPDGPSKDAFLFALEPSWQLYSRIGDSYWQYLHVPSRSRQGILSGLAVGGVAEDSPRLHITATLEGCRACTTDTTFESGPLLGAGQDFTFDIEAMEVWAVQLQHSTDFPACQAEGEMRASIREETRLRFAQVDKSQFVEDFSSGAFMNHVYQHRAQTRGRADFVAADTGELGYYVEDKAPSVPSICDDDYELDFQNSH